One segment of Leptospiraceae bacterium DNA contains the following:
- a CDS encoding FtsW/RodA/SpoVE family cell cycle protein: MIKLLKEWFKKFIVIGKNPIDLPLVYIILLLLFVGISALFSGSNVTAHKLTEDPYFFLKKQSIWLGVSFFFFIVFSIIPYKIFQRYAVYLIVLSIILLILVFIPGLSKTVKTQAGRNFHRWIGIGPFQLQPSEFCKIAVLIYLSAFFVKLNHIQQKTVKTYLIPGAALGVILVLIMLEPALGTTLQITAMIFTLIFLNGFPLKKLVIGFLSTTPLIFFLIYRVGYWRKRIEVWLNPYSDKDGDGFQLYSSFRAFMESGLFGNQISTSHSHRSLPYNHTDFIVATFVQDYGFLGFIVLLSLFTFLIIRGFSLVRRVNDHFGFLLGSGIILMISIQVIINLFVVTGLFPITGISLPFVSYGGSSLLTIMISLGILINITKKEHIT, from the coding sequence TTGATCAAACTTTTAAAGGAATGGTTTAAAAAATTTATAGTAATCGGAAAAAATCCGATTGATCTTCCTTTAGTTTATATAATTTTACTATTACTTTTTGTTGGTATATCAGCGTTATTCTCTGGATCTAACGTAACTGCACACAAACTTACAGAGGATCCTTATTTTTTTCTAAAAAAACAAAGTATTTGGCTTGGAGTGTCATTTTTCTTTTTTATTGTATTTAGCATAATACCTTATAAAATTTTTCAAAGATACGCAGTATACTTAATTGTATTATCTATTATCTTACTCATTTTAGTTTTTATACCCGGACTTAGTAAAACAGTAAAAACCCAAGCCGGTAGAAATTTTCATAGGTGGATTGGAATAGGACCTTTTCAATTACAACCAAGCGAATTTTGTAAAATTGCAGTACTTATTTATTTATCAGCATTTTTTGTAAAATTAAATCATATTCAACAGAAAACAGTTAAGACTTATTTAATTCCGGGCGCTGCTCTTGGTGTTATATTAGTTTTAATTATGTTAGAACCTGCACTCGGAACAACTTTGCAAATTACGGCAATGATTTTTACACTCATATTTTTAAATGGATTTCCTTTAAAAAAATTGGTCATTGGGTTTTTATCTACAACTCCACTCATTTTCTTTTTAATTTACAGAGTCGGTTACTGGAGAAAAAGAATTGAAGTATGGCTCAATCCTTACAGTGATAAAGATGGAGATGGATTTCAATTGTATTCTTCCTTTCGAGCTTTTATGGAAAGCGGTTTATTTGGAAATCAAATTTCGACTAGCCATTCTCACCGTTCTCTACCGTACAATCACACGGACTTTATTGTTGCTACTTTTGTTCAAGACTACGGATTCCTAGGTTTTATTGTATTACTTTCCCTCTTTACCTTCCTTATCATTCGAGGTTTTTCTCTAGTGCGAAGGGTGAACGATCATTTTGGTTTCTTGTTAGGCTCAGGAATCATACTAATGATTAGTATACAAGTTATCATAAATTTATTTGTAGTTACAGGGCTATTCCCAATTACTGGAATTAGTCTTCCTTTTGTGAGTTATGGAGGTTCGTCTTTACTTACAATTATGATTTCATTAGGAATTCTAATAAATATAACCAAAAAGGAACATATCACGTGA
- a CDS encoding UDP-N-acetylmuramoyl-L-alanyl-D-glutamate--2,6-diaminopimelate ligase, whose product MLISELVKKIKKVSLYSGDEQENISYIQSDSRKLDSEDIFCLYENFEEKSTDYIIDALKRQTKTILINKKSPYLNEVNRFKNILVTQEDPMQVHGYIASLLKDEPSKKCKIIAITGTNGKTSMTYILNDIFSRENKNCGIIGTIETRYANKVIQTGYTTPDASMLNDVISDMVKEEIEYVFMEASSHGLKLGRLNGLHLFGAIFTNITRDHLDFHKTMTDYLKSKFILFKLLTKSFHKNTFAAISMDSPGAEKMYSLIKKANLKLNLLQFGKGKHFEGKIKELSLRGIDFEFKEKGSQQIDITTNLLGNFNYLNVSMAIVAARALGLDLESIRNTVGSLIPVNGRFQIVYNSRKNRVAIVDYAHTPDALLNVLKSIQEIPHSKIICVFGCGGDRDKSKRPIMGNIAAKFSDLVIITSDNPRTEEPEQILDDIQAGFPKKFTSFLRITNRRQAIKRGIEILPDGGLLLVAGKGHETVQIIGTKKEDFSDLRELTEAFQHDEQSRR is encoded by the coding sequence ATGTTAATTTCCGAATTAGTAAAAAAAATAAAAAAAGTTTCTTTATATAGTGGAGACGAACAGGAAAATATTTCCTATATCCAGTCTGATAGCAGAAAACTAGATTCAGAGGATATATTTTGCCTTTATGAAAATTTTGAAGAAAAATCCACTGATTACATAATAGATGCACTCAAGCGGCAAACAAAGACAATCCTCATAAATAAAAAAAGCCCGTATCTTAATGAAGTAAATAGATTTAAAAATATTCTTGTGACACAGGAAGATCCAATGCAAGTGCACGGATATATAGCTTCCCTGTTAAAAGATGAGCCATCAAAAAAATGCAAAATTATTGCAATTACCGGTACAAACGGAAAAACTTCGATGACTTATATTTTAAACGATATTTTTTCTCGCGAAAATAAAAATTGTGGAATCATTGGAACGATTGAAACTAGATACGCCAACAAAGTAATTCAAACTGGGTATACTACACCTGATGCAAGTATGTTAAATGATGTAATCAGTGATATGGTAAAAGAAGAAATTGAGTATGTTTTTATGGAAGCAAGTTCACACGGATTAAAGTTAGGTCGTTTGAACGGATTACACCTATTTGGCGCTATTTTTACAAATATAACAAGGGATCATTTAGACTTCCACAAAACAATGACAGACTATTTAAAAAGTAAATTTATACTTTTTAAATTACTTACAAAATCATTTCATAAAAATACATTTGCTGCAATTTCCATGGACTCACCCGGAGCCGAGAAAATGTATTCACTCATCAAAAAAGCAAATCTAAAATTGAACTTACTACAATTTGGAAAAGGAAAACATTTTGAAGGCAAAATCAAAGAACTTTCGCTTCGTGGTATTGACTTTGAGTTCAAAGAGAAAGGTTCCCAACAGATAGATATTACCACTAATTTACTTGGAAATTTTAACTATTTAAACGTATCTATGGCAATCGTAGCCGCGCGAGCACTAGGTTTAGATCTGGAGTCGATTCGAAATACAGTAGGAAGTTTAATTCCCGTAAACGGAAGATTTCAAATTGTTTACAATAGCAGAAAAAATCGAGTAGCTATTGTAGATTATGCGCATACGCCAGATGCTCTTCTAAACGTATTAAAAAGTATTCAAGAAATCCCCCATAGTAAAATCATTTGTGTATTTGGCTGTGGTGGCGATAGGGATAAATCCAAAAGACCTATCATGGGAAATATAGCTGCCAAATTTTCAGATTTAGTAATAATTACATCGGATAATCCAAGAACAGAAGAACCAGAACAAATTCTTGATGATATTCAAGCTGGGTTCCCTAAAAAATTTACATCCTTTTTGCGAATTACAAATAGGAGACAAGCTATAAAAAGAGGAATAGAAATCTTGCCTGATGGTGGTTTATTATTAGTAGCTGGTAAAGGTCATGAAACAGTTCAAATAATTGGCACTAAAAAAGAAGATTTTAGCGATTTACGTGAATTAACCGAAGCTTTTCAACATGACGAACAGAGCAGGAGATAA
- the lptB gene encoding LPS export ABC transporter ATP-binding protein, translating into MENLVKVYNKRKVVDGVSFEISKGEIVGLLGPNGAGKTTSFYMSVGFVRPDSGHVFIDKQDVTAAPMYQRARLGIGYLAQEASIFRKLTVAENVEAVLQTLNLSRKEIQERRDELLLELQIMRVANQKGFTLSGGERRRCEIARALATKPDFILLDEPFAGVDPIAVKDIQNVIKSLRERGLGILITDHNVRETLKITDRAYIMYSGKILISGVTNDLVNDPETRRIYLGEDFTL; encoded by the coding sequence ATGGAAAATCTAGTTAAAGTCTACAACAAAAGAAAAGTAGTAGATGGAGTGAGTTTCGAGATAAGCAAAGGAGAAATTGTAGGTCTTTTAGGTCCCAATGGGGCCGGAAAAACAACTTCTTTTTATATGTCGGTAGGTTTTGTAAGACCAGACTCTGGACATGTTTTTATTGACAAACAAGATGTAACCGCAGCTCCTATGTACCAAAGGGCTAGACTAGGTATTGGATACTTAGCACAAGAGGCATCCATATTTCGAAAATTAACAGTCGCAGAGAACGTTGAAGCAGTCTTACAAACGTTAAATCTTTCTAGAAAAGAGATTCAGGAAAGGCGAGACGAGTTACTTTTGGAGTTACAAATTATGCGTGTCGCAAATCAAAAAGGATTTACACTATCCGGTGGGGAAAGAAGGCGTTGTGAAATTGCGAGGGCACTTGCAACAAAACCTGATTTTATATTATTAGATGAACCGTTTGCGGGAGTTGATCCAATTGCCGTAAAGGATATCCAGAATGTAATCAAGAGTTTGCGCGAGAGAGGACTTGGGATATTGATAACCGATCATAATGTAAGGGAAACTTTAAAAATTACAGATCGTGCCTATATCATGTACAGTGGGAAAATTTTAATTTCTGGTGTTACAAATGACTTAGTAAATGACCCTGAAACTAGGCGCATTTATTTAGGTGAGGACTTTACACTTTAA
- a CDS encoding phospho-N-acetylmuramoyl-pentapeptide-transferase produces the protein MFQFVYDIFGSDIGFLRIFNYVTFRALMAGLTSMFLSFFLGKRIIQYLYGLKFSETVRNDGPSTHVVKAGTPTMGGLMIISTLVISTLLWGNLKNLNLILLTVFSFLFSMLGFRDDYEKAILKIKGGMRSRVKFGFSILIALVFCIIFYYYTGDSHSDGRKVTFTLTDLFLPFIKGPVLNLGILAIPFSILVIIGSSHGVNLTDGLDGLATGTVMIVTITFGIIAYASGTPIAANYLNIPYLQGAHEYSVFLAALTGALLGFLWFNTHPAEVFMGDTGSLFLGATLGMIAVMLKKEFLLFILGGIFVMEALSVILQVGSFKLTGKRIFRMAPIHHHFELMGIKETKIVIRFWIIGVILALFALSSLRIQ, from the coding sequence ATGTTTCAATTTGTATACGATATTTTCGGATCTGATATAGGATTCCTGCGAATTTTTAACTACGTAACGTTTCGTGCCCTTATGGCGGGACTAACATCAATGTTCCTTTCCTTTTTTCTAGGAAAACGAATTATTCAATATTTATATGGCTTAAAGTTTAGTGAAACTGTAAGAAATGACGGTCCGAGCACCCATGTCGTAAAAGCAGGAACGCCAACAATGGGCGGGCTAATGATAATTTCTACTCTTGTTATATCTACTTTACTTTGGGGGAATTTAAAAAATTTAAATCTGATTTTATTGACTGTATTTAGTTTTTTATTTTCTATGCTTGGTTTCCGAGATGATTACGAAAAGGCTATTCTGAAAATAAAAGGCGGAATGCGAAGTCGAGTAAAGTTTGGATTCTCCATTTTAATTGCATTAGTTTTTTGCATAATATTTTACTATTATACTGGAGACTCACATTCAGATGGTAGAAAAGTAACATTTACTTTAACTGATTTATTTCTTCCGTTTATAAAAGGTCCAGTATTAAATTTAGGGATTTTGGCAATCCCATTCTCCATACTTGTCATTATAGGAAGTTCTCACGGAGTAAATCTAACTGACGGTTTAGATGGATTAGCCACAGGAACAGTGATGATAGTTACCATCACATTTGGTATTATTGCTTATGCATCCGGGACTCCAATAGCGGCTAATTACTTAAATATACCTTATCTGCAAGGGGCACACGAATATTCTGTATTTTTAGCCGCACTCACTGGAGCACTCCTTGGATTTTTATGGTTTAATACGCATCCGGCAGAAGTTTTTATGGGAGATACTGGATCCTTATTCCTTGGGGCAACTCTTGGAATGATAGCTGTTATGCTTAAAAAAGAATTCCTATTATTTATTTTGGGTGGTATTTTTGTAATGGAAGCTCTCAGTGTAATTTTACAAGTAGGGTCTTTTAAATTAACAGGAAAAAGAATTTTTAGAATGGCTCCTATTCATCATCATTTTGAACTCATGGGAATCAAGGAAACAAAGATAGTCATTCGTTTTTGGATAATTGGCGTTATTCTCGCTTTATTTGCTTTATCTTCATTGAGAATCCAATAA
- the rsmH gene encoding 16S rRNA (cytosine(1402)-N(4))-methyltransferase RsmH yields MGDFKPTHIPVLPKEIIEYFSQIENKESPIFLDGTAGEGGHSELILNAFPNAKIILNDRDSIMLARASERLEPYIGKFFPLEGNFSEVESTQIEERVGSSQVDGILLDLGISTFHLTSSERGFSFKNEEYLDMRLDEGAKLTAFDVLNKYKAEKLSQIFREYGEENWTKKIVEKILLVRKKNPIRTTLDLAKLVESVIPRKFWPDKTHPSFRVFQALRIEVNNELGHIRDGIENLIPILRNGGILCVISFHSLEDRIVKQVFKEKSKDGMFKIITKKPIIPTEEEIKINPSSRSAKLRVLKSL; encoded by the coding sequence ATGGGTGATTTTAAACCAACTCATATACCCGTGCTTCCCAAAGAGATTATAGAATATTTTTCACAAATTGAAAATAAAGAGTCTCCTATTTTTTTAGATGGAACTGCTGGTGAAGGCGGGCACTCCGAACTGATTCTAAACGCATTTCCAAATGCTAAAATAATTTTGAATGATCGAGATTCTATAATGTTAGCTAGAGCTTCCGAAAGATTAGAGCCATATATTGGAAAATTCTTTCCTTTGGAAGGAAATTTTTCAGAAGTAGAATCCACGCAAATAGAAGAAAGAGTTGGAAGTTCTCAAGTGGACGGGATTTTACTTGATTTGGGTATTTCAACCTTCCATTTAACTAGCTCCGAGAGAGGATTTAGCTTCAAAAATGAGGAATATTTGGATATGCGATTAGATGAAGGGGCAAAACTGACAGCTTTTGATGTTTTGAATAAATATAAGGCTGAAAAATTATCGCAAATCTTCCGAGAATATGGAGAAGAGAACTGGACAAAGAAGATAGTAGAGAAAATTCTTTTGGTTAGAAAAAAAAATCCCATAAGAACAACTCTAGATTTGGCTAAATTAGTGGAATCAGTTATTCCTAGAAAATTTTGGCCTGATAAAACGCATCCTTCTTTTAGAGTTTTTCAGGCTTTGCGTATAGAAGTCAATAATGAGTTGGGTCATATTAGAGACGGAATCGAAAATCTAATTCCTATTTTGAGAAATGGGGGAATTTTGTGCGTGATTTCTTTTCATTCTCTAGAAGATAGGATAGTAAAACAAGTTTTTAAGGAAAAAAGTAAAGACGGGATGTTTAAAATTATTACTAAAAAGCCAATCATTCCAACGGAAGAGGAAATTAAAATAAATCCTTCTTCTAGGTCTGCAAAATTACGTGTATTGAAATCATTATGA